From the Leptolyngbya sp. O-77 genome, one window contains:
- a CDS encoding transposase family protein, which translates to MYLKLRLLNQESSCPHCKKSSSELHQNRPILIRDLSIFGQVTYLKIPRRQFYCRDCQRYFTESLTFMDAGRQYTRRTSVES; encoded by the coding sequence GTGTACTTAAAGTTGCGCTTGCTCAATCAAGAATCTAGCTGTCCACACTGTAAGAAATCAAGTTCGGAGTTGCATCAAAACCGTCCGATTTTGATTCGAGACCTATCGATTTTTGGTCAAGTCACTTATTTGAAAATTCCTCGTCGTCAGTTTTATTGTCGTGATTGTCAACGTTATTTTACTGAGTCATTGACATTTATGGATGCAGGACGGCAGTACACTCGACGCACAAGTGTTGAATCTTAA